Proteins encoded within one genomic window of Lagenorhynchus albirostris chromosome 9, mLagAlb1.1, whole genome shotgun sequence:
- the LOC132525187 gene encoding MKI67 FHA domain-interacting nucleolar phosphoprotein yields MAAFTGPAKPLLSLNPQEDTKFKKEVAQVRRRASKQQEKQKLTPGVIYVGHLPPSLYETQIRAYFSQFGTVTRFRLSRSTKTGNSKGYGFVEFESEDVAKIAAETMNNYLFGERLLKCHFIPPEKVHEKLFREWHMPFKRPSYPAVKRYNQNRTLLQKLRMEERFKKKEKSLRKRLAKKGIDYDFPSLILHKNEENASNTGPRNSRKHQALRKKKKKAALVTSNTPEKTVDSQDPTPVCTPTFLEKRKSEVAKMNDDDKDNEIVFKQPISGVKEETKDTQTPTSSRKKRRKKSTQ; encoded by the coding sequence ATGGCGGCCTTCACTGGCCCGGCCAAGCCGCTCCTGTCCCTGAACCCGCAGGAGGATACCAAGTTTAAGAAGGAGGTGGCACAGGTTCGCCGGCGCGCAAGCAAGCAACAGGAGAAACAAAAACTTACTCCTGGAGTGATCTATGTGGGCCACTTACCTCCGTCGCTTTATGAAACCCAGATCCGAGCATATTTCTCCCAGTTTGGCACTGTTACAAGATTCAGACTGTCCAGGAGTACCAAGACTGGAAATAGCAAAGGCTATGGCTTTGTGGAGTTTGAATCTGAAGATGTTGCCAAAATAGCTGCTGAAACGATGAACAACTACCTTTTTGGCGAAAGACTCTTGAAGTGTCATTTTATACCACctgaaaaagtacatgaaaaactTTTTAGGGAGTGGCATATGCCATTTAAAAGGCCATCATATCCAGCAGTGAAACGGTATAATCAGAATCGGACACTTCTTCAAAAGCTACGGATGGAAGAGcgatttaaaaagaaggaaaaatcactCAGGAAGAGATTGGCTAAGAAGGGAATTGATTATGACTTCCCTTCACTGATCTtacataaaaatgaggaaaatgcttCAAACACTGGTCCTCGAAATTCCAGAAAGCACCAGGCTTTacgtaagaagaagaaaaaagcggCTTTGGTCACTTCTAACACTCCTGAGAAAACTGTGGATAGCCAGGACCCCACGCCGGTTTGTACACCAACATTTTTGGAGAAACGAAAATCTGAAGTGGCTAAAATGAATGACGATGATAAAGATAATGAGATAGTTTTCAAACAGCCCATATCTGgtgtaaaagaagaaacaaaagacactCAGACGCCTACAAGTTCAAGGAAAAAAAGACGAAAAAAAAGCACCCAGTAA